The proteins below come from a single Halobacteriovorax sp. DA5 genomic window:
- a CDS encoding transposase → MQHITLSDEQWTRLSSILPKYENSSKGGRPRLEPKKVFEGILFVRANKLPWKSVPKEFGSKTALNDYFRHWKNEGIFERLKAENIFTLTELIQFHIADLCDGTSYHAGGA, encoded by the coding sequence ATGCAGCACATCACCCTCAGTGACGAGCAATGGACTCGTCTATCCTCAATCCTACCTAAATATGAAAACTCATCCAAAGGGGGACGGCCCCGGCTGGAACCAAAAAAGGTATTTGAAGGCATTCTTTTTGTCCGCGCCAACAAACTCCCATGGAAATCGGTTCCCAAAGAGTTTGGATCAAAAACCGCTCTCAATGATTACTTCAGGCATTGGAAAAATGAAGGTATTTTTGAGCGGCTTAAAGCTGAAAATATATTTACGCTTACCGAACTCATCCAATTTCATATTGCTGATCTTTGTGATGGCACTTCCTACCACGCAGGGGGTGCCTAG